One window from the genome of Candidatus Cybelea sp. encodes:
- a CDS encoding DUF2723 domain-containing protein, with the protein MNWPRAAAFVLPATVYAASASVEPASWDTAELQGVPYILGIAHPTGFPLYVLAGYLWSHLAAIQSVAFRMNLMSGVAIAVACVAAYEVACELGSGRLVALFATLWFAFTQNVWTHAARAEAQDLSVACAALAIYLFVRWMRTADGRCFAGAFALCGLAMAAHPNALWLLPAFVAGALIAQRRPSWRLSALSALLLVAALALYLYLPLRSAYIVAHGLDPTATLAGAGGGIFWNYNNPSTFAGLAVELTGTQFHTPAYFAQAFNPLHVGDALWTFVSDTHVQYGTIATLLLIGGALAAWRRNWRVTLVLCLACTTALLFSVVYPNESDVGRYRLLASWIAVPLLGALTPQTTGVKARLLRTALVLFLATGAVTSFWGQRGFFAHSPGEGGRWVIEAVKPYVPPRSVIVADWLDATSLAYGAYVDGSLSGRIIVSDDEPRIFLYRQWAVHRRVFVLVDPHQTRAMEGARDYATLDDYHELFSVTPP; encoded by the coding sequence GTGAACTGGCCGCGCGCAGCGGCCTTCGTCTTGCCGGCGACGGTATACGCTGCGAGCGCCTCGGTCGAGCCGGCGTCGTGGGATACCGCCGAACTTCAGGGCGTGCCGTACATCCTCGGCATCGCCCATCCGACCGGCTTCCCCCTTTACGTTCTGGCCGGCTATCTCTGGTCGCACCTGGCGGCGATCCAGTCCGTCGCTTTTCGCATGAACCTGATGAGTGGAGTCGCCATCGCGGTCGCGTGCGTCGCCGCCTACGAGGTTGCGTGCGAGCTGGGTTCCGGGCGGCTCGTCGCGCTCTTCGCCACGCTCTGGTTTGCCTTCACGCAAAACGTCTGGACGCACGCAGCGCGCGCGGAGGCTCAAGACCTCTCCGTCGCCTGCGCGGCGCTGGCGATCTACCTTTTTGTGCGATGGATGCGTACTGCGGACGGTCGCTGCTTCGCTGGAGCCTTCGCGCTCTGCGGCCTGGCGATGGCCGCGCATCCCAACGCGCTTTGGCTTCTGCCGGCCTTCGTCGCCGGTGCGCTGATCGCGCAGCGCCGGCCGTCGTGGCGGTTGAGCGCGCTCTCCGCGCTGCTGCTCGTCGCCGCACTTGCGCTCTACCTCTACCTGCCGCTTCGCTCGGCGTACATCGTCGCGCACGGCTTGGATCCGACGGCAACGCTGGCCGGTGCCGGCGGCGGCATTTTTTGGAATTACAATAACCCGAGCACGTTTGCGGGCCTCGCCGTCGAGCTCACGGGAACGCAGTTTCACACCCCGGCCTACTTCGCGCAGGCGTTCAATCCGCTGCACGTCGGCGACGCGCTGTGGACGTTCGTGAGCGATACGCACGTGCAGTATGGAACGATTGCGACGCTCCTGCTGATCGGCGGCGCGCTCGCGGCTTGGCGCCGCAACTGGCGCGTAACGCTCGTTCTATGCCTGGCGTGCACGACCGCACTCCTCTTCTCCGTCGTCTATCCGAACGAGAGCGACGTCGGACGCTACCGGCTCCTCGCTTCGTGGATCGCCGTCCCGCTGCTGGGTGCGCTGACGCCGCAAACGACCGGTGTGAAGGCGAGGCTGCTGCGAACGGCGCTCGTGCTCTTTCTCGCAACGGGCGCAGTCACGTCGTTTTGGGGCCAACGAGGTTTCTTCGCGCACTCGCCCGGCGAGGGGGGCCGCTGGGTAATCGAGGCCGTCAAACCCTATGTTCCCCCGCGCAGCGTCATCGTCGCGGATTGGCTCGACGCAACCTCGCTCGCCTACGGCGCCTACGTCGACGGCTCGCTGAGCGGACGCATCATCGTCTCCGACGACGAGCCTCGTATTTTCCTTTACCGGCAGTGGGCCGTGCACCGCCGCGTATTCGTCCTCGTCGATCCCCA
- the gltX gene encoding glutamate--tRNA ligase, giving the protein MTRIRTRVAPSPTGDPHVGTAYVALVNYCFARKHGGEFVLRIEDTDQARSTAESERVILSALRWCGLSWDEGPDVGGPFGPYRQSERSSIYKEYAEKLLVTGHAFKCFCTPQRLEEMRVAQRAAGRPSRYDGHCRSLGPEEVARREAAGEPFVVRMRVPDTGVCVVNDLRRGPIEFDYSTVDMQVLIKSDGLPTYHLANVVDDHLMEISHVFRGEEWVSSAPKHLLLYEYFGWQPPVLMHLPLLRNPDKSKLSKRKNPTGILFFEAMGYLPEALINFLALMANVVHEGEDELMELPAIVRRFEVEHVPIGGPVFDLPKLDWLNGRYIRERLDPATLLARAQGWAAPPQRLSRVAELAAPRIERLSDLGPLLAFLFSGRLALNEDSFAGAKLDALSIRRAFALALREFDKLPVWNAAAIETVMSRLAQALERKTRDLARPFYVAITGSPTSIPLYDSMELLGRDMVRERLRNALDLLGAPSKRELEEWERLLSRDEVVA; this is encoded by the coding sequence GTGACGCGAATTCGGACCCGAGTCGCGCCGTCACCGACCGGCGATCCGCACGTCGGCACGGCCTATGTGGCGCTCGTCAACTACTGTTTCGCCCGCAAGCACGGCGGCGAGTTCGTATTGCGCATCGAGGACACGGATCAAGCCCGCAGCACGGCGGAGAGCGAACGCGTCATCCTCTCCGCGCTGCGCTGGTGCGGGCTCTCCTGGGACGAGGGCCCCGACGTCGGCGGCCCATTCGGGCCATATCGTCAGAGCGAGCGCTCGAGCATCTACAAAGAGTATGCCGAGAAGCTGCTGGTAACCGGTCACGCGTTCAAGTGCTTCTGCACGCCGCAGCGACTCGAGGAGATGCGCGTCGCGCAGCGCGCGGCGGGCCGTCCCTCGCGGTACGACGGACACTGTCGCAGCCTCGGGCCCGAAGAAGTCGCGCGGCGCGAGGCGGCCGGCGAGCCGTTCGTCGTGCGGATGCGCGTTCCGGATACGGGCGTTTGCGTCGTCAACGACCTGCGGCGCGGCCCAATCGAGTTCGACTACTCGACCGTCGACATGCAGGTACTGATCAAATCGGACGGCCTGCCGACGTATCACCTCGCCAACGTCGTCGACGATCACTTGATGGAGATCTCGCACGTTTTCCGCGGCGAAGAGTGGGTCTCGAGCGCACCGAAGCACCTCTTATTGTACGAGTACTTCGGCTGGCAGCCGCCGGTCCTGATGCATCTTCCGCTGCTGCGTAACCCCGACAAGAGCAAGCTGAGCAAGCGTAAGAATCCGACCGGGATTCTGTTCTTTGAGGCGATGGGCTATCTGCCCGAGGCGCTAATAAACTTCTTGGCACTGATGGCCAATGTGGTGCACGAGGGCGAAGACGAACTGATGGAACTGCCGGCGATCGTGCGCCGCTTCGAGGTCGAGCACGTTCCGATCGGCGGACCGGTCTTCGATCTCCCCAAACTCGATTGGCTCAACGGCCGCTATATTCGCGAGCGGCTCGATCCGGCGACGCTGCTCGCGCGCGCTCAAGGTTGGGCGGCGCCGCCGCAGCGCCTGTCACGCGTCGCCGAACTCGCGGCGCCGCGCATCGAGCGCTTGAGCGATCTCGGCCCGCTCTTGGCGTTCCTGTTCTCCGGAAGGCTGGCCCTAAACGAAGACTCGTTTGCCGGCGCGAAGCTCGACGCGCTCTCGATCCGCCGCGCCTTCGCCCTCGCGCTGCGCGAGTTCGACAAGCTGCCCGTCTGGAATGCGGCGGCGATCGAGACGGTGATGTCGCGTCTTGCCCAAGCGCTCGAACGAAAAACGCGCGACCTCGCGCGCCCATTCTACGTCGCGATCACCGGCAGCCCGACGTCGATCCCCCTCTACGATTCGATGGAGCTGCTCGGTCGCGATATGGTGCGGGAGCGCCTTCGAAATGCACTCGACCTGCTCGGCGCGCCGAGCAAACGCGAGCTCGAAGAGTGGGAGCGGCTCCTATCGCGCGACGAGGTGGTTGCATGA
- a CDS encoding PDZ domain-containing protein has protein sequence MDQGYYRYPTIAGDRVVYVCEDDLWSVSARGGDAVRLTVSFGTCSYPRLSPDGKWIAFISTDEGSPELFVMPARGGEPRRLTFLGATMAWVIGWTPDGAEIAFAANPTSWYEGETRPFTISPEGSEPRELNLGHARTLSFGPGGRLAMGRNAADPARWKRYRGGTAGQIWVQAADSGEFARLALPDGNPCWPMWIGERIYFLSDHEGIGNIYSCTPDGNDLRRHTSENEYYARFPSTDGSRIVYAAGGDVKLFDIASGDVATVQIETHSTAPQLARRFESAAESLEHFAPNPEGTQLAFDARGQTFTMPLFDGAVIRHGAGSRARSRLTQWMRDGERLVSITDINGYEQIALYPADESAEPKLVTTGDVGRITDMACSPADDLIAFANHRHELCAVDLGDGKVRVLDSCPSNRIEGLAFSPDGRYLAYVWSPAHGTSIIRVVKIRSGKIHEVTSPLRTDHTPAWDPDGKYLYFISTRDFNPVYDALQFDLSFPQASRPFVVTLRNDVPSPFVPKPKPIHQDRNHDALHTNNKKPHKVPDVEIDFEGIQGRVLGFPVDEGDYREIVAAPQRPLFTVFPVKGIKPARREDLDEGSHGTLLAYDFEQQRLAMIATEVEEIRLGADARTLIYRSGERLRAVDALNDLPEEGDEQKPPTEPGRRSGWIELDRANVEIVPRDEWAQMYREAWRLQTEQFWVEDMSDIDWDRVYDRYAVVLPRVRTRGELSDLIWEMQGELGTSHAYEWGGDYREPPQYQRGFLGADLRWDEERSGYRIERIYRGDSWNRDVDSPLAEPGLNVREGECIVAIGGKRLSRDVTPGRLLVNASGRHVSVTLASRKGEERTLLVKALSSETPLRYRAWVETNRRLVHERTGERVGYLHIPDMGPWGFSEFHRGYLSEFDRKGLIVDVRYNRGGHVSPLLLEKLARKRVGYDLPRYGAPIPYPPESVGGPMVALTNQFAGSDGDIFSHCFKLYKLGPLVGKRTWGGVIGIDPYHHLVDGTLTTQPEFSFWFVDVGWGVENHGTDPDYDVDIAPHDYRDGKDPQLDLGLELMERALEGYTEPHPDLSTRPSLPLPTLA, from the coding sequence ATGGACCAGGGTTATTATCGCTATCCCACTATAGCAGGCGACCGCGTCGTTTACGTGTGCGAAGACGATCTTTGGAGCGTCTCTGCACGAGGCGGCGATGCCGTCCGGCTTACCGTGAGCTTCGGTACCTGTTCCTATCCGCGGCTCTCGCCCGACGGTAAATGGATCGCCTTTATTTCGACCGACGAAGGAAGCCCGGAGCTCTTCGTGATGCCGGCGCGAGGCGGCGAGCCGCGCCGCCTGACCTTTCTCGGTGCGACGATGGCGTGGGTCATCGGCTGGACGCCCGACGGCGCCGAGATCGCCTTTGCGGCAAACCCGACGTCGTGGTACGAAGGGGAGACACGGCCTTTCACGATTTCGCCCGAAGGCAGCGAGCCGCGCGAGCTCAATCTCGGCCACGCGCGCACGCTTTCGTTTGGACCGGGCGGGCGGCTGGCGATGGGACGCAACGCCGCCGACCCGGCGCGCTGGAAGCGCTACCGCGGCGGCACCGCCGGCCAGATCTGGGTGCAGGCGGCCGACTCGGGCGAGTTCGCCAGGCTCGCGCTGCCCGACGGAAATCCGTGTTGGCCGATGTGGATCGGCGAGCGTATCTACTTTCTCTCCGATCACGAGGGCATCGGCAACATCTACTCGTGCACGCCCGACGGAAACGATCTGCGCCGCCACACGAGCGAGAACGAATACTACGCCCGCTTCCCGTCGACCGACGGCAGCCGGATCGTTTACGCGGCCGGCGGTGACGTCAAGCTCTTCGACATTGCAAGCGGCGACGTCGCGACGGTGCAGATAGAGACGCACTCGACGGCTCCTCAGCTCGCGCGTCGTTTTGAGAGCGCGGCCGAGTCGCTCGAGCATTTTGCACCGAACCCCGAGGGAACCCAGCTCGCATTCGATGCTCGCGGCCAAACGTTCACGATGCCGCTCTTCGACGGGGCGGTCATCCGGCACGGCGCCGGAAGCCGGGCCCGCAGCCGTTTGACGCAGTGGATGCGGGACGGCGAGCGCCTCGTTTCGATCACCGACATCAACGGGTACGAGCAGATCGCGCTCTACCCCGCCGACGAGTCGGCCGAACCGAAGCTGGTCACCACCGGCGACGTCGGGCGAATTACCGACATGGCCTGCTCTCCGGCCGACGACCTTATCGCTTTTGCGAACCATCGCCACGAGCTCTGCGCCGTCGACCTCGGAGATGGAAAGGTTCGCGTGCTCGACTCGTGCCCGTCGAACCGGATCGAGGGCCTAGCTTTCTCCCCCGACGGCCGTTATTTGGCCTACGTCTGGTCGCCGGCGCACGGAACCTCGATCATTCGCGTGGTGAAGATTCGTTCGGGAAAGATCCACGAGGTCACGTCGCCGCTGCGCACCGACCACACTCCGGCCTGGGATCCGGACGGAAAGTACCTCTACTTCATCTCGACGCGCGACTTCAATCCGGTCTACGACGCGCTGCAGTTCGATCTGAGCTTTCCGCAGGCGAGCCGGCCATTCGTCGTGACGCTGCGCAACGACGTGCCCTCGCCATTCGTTCCGAAACCAAAGCCGATCCACCAAGATCGCAACCACGACGCGCTGCACACGAACAACAAAAAGCCCCATAAGGTGCCCGACGTCGAGATCGATTTCGAGGGCATCCAGGGTCGCGTGCTCGGTTTTCCGGTCGACGAAGGTGACTATCGCGAAATCGTCGCCGCGCCGCAGCGTCCGCTTTTCACGGTCTTTCCGGTGAAGGGAATCAAGCCGGCGCGGCGCGAGGACCTCGACGAAGGGTCGCATGGAACGCTGCTCGCGTACGACTTCGAGCAGCAGCGTTTGGCGATGATCGCGACCGAGGTCGAAGAGATTCGTCTCGGTGCCGACGCGCGCACGCTGATCTATCGCTCTGGGGAACGGCTGCGCGCCGTCGACGCGCTCAACGATCTCCCCGAGGAGGGCGACGAACAGAAACCGCCGACGGAACCCGGCCGGCGGAGCGGCTGGATCGAACTCGACCGCGCCAACGTCGAGATCGTTCCGCGCGACGAGTGGGCGCAGATGTACCGGGAAGCATGGCGCTTGCAGACCGAGCAGTTCTGGGTCGAGGACATGAGCGACATCGATTGGGATCGCGTCTACGATCGTTACGCCGTCGTATTACCCCGGGTGCGCACGCGCGGCGAACTCTCCGACCTCATCTGGGAGATGCAGGGCGAACTCGGCACGTCGCATGCTTACGAGTGGGGCGGCGACTATCGCGAGCCGCCACAGTATCAGCGAGGTTTCTTGGGTGCCGATCTGCGCTGGGACGAAGAGCGCTCCGGTTACCGCATCGAACGCATATACCGCGGCGATTCCTGGAATCGTGACGTCGATTCTCCGCTGGCCGAACCCGGGCTCAACGTTCGCGAAGGCGAATGCATCGTCGCAATCGGCGGGAAACGCCTGAGCCGCGACGTTACCCCCGGCCGGCTGCTCGTCAACGCCTCCGGACGCCACGTCTCGGTCACGCTGGCATCCCGCAAGGGCGAAGAGCGGACGCTTCTCGTCAAGGCACTTTCGAGCGAGACGCCGCTGCGTTACCGCGCCTGGGTCGAAACCAATCGCCGGCTCGTGCACGAGCGAACCGGCGAGCGCGTCGGATACCTGCACATCCCCGACATGGGGCCCTGGGGTTTCTCCGAGTTTCATCGCGGCTACCTCAGCGAGTTCGACCGCAAAGGGCTGATCGTCGACGTTCGTTACAATCGCGGCGGCCACGTCTCGCCGCTGCTGCTCGAGAAGCTGGCGCGCAAGCGCGTCGGCTACGATCTGCCGCGATACGGCGCGCCGATTCCCTATCCGCCGGAGTCGGTCGGCGGCCCGATGGTTGCGCTAACCAACCAGTTTGCCGGATCCGACGGCGATATTTTCAGCCACTGCTTCAAGCTGTATAAACTGGGGCCGCTGGTCGGTAAGCGCACGTGGGGCGGCGTCATCGGCATCGACCCGTATCACCACCTCGTCGACGGAACGCTCACGACGCAGCCGGAGTTTTCGTTCTGGTTCGTCGACGTCGGCTGGGGCGTGGAGAATCACGGAACGGATCCCGACTACGACGTCGATATCGCGCCGCACGATTATCGCGACGGCAAGGATCCTCAGCTCGACCTCGGCTTGGAGCTGATGGAGCGCGCGCTCGAGGGATATACCGAACCTCACCCCGATCTGTCTACTCGTCCTTCGCTTCCGCTGCCGACACTGGCGTGA
- the meaB gene encoding methylmalonyl Co-A mutase-associated GTPase MeaB, translated as MSDKSTNVELLRDFRLRKPRALAKAISAAESGHGGEIVRALYEQTGRAMTIGLTGPPGVGKSTLASALVRKARSLGKSAGVVSVDPSSPFSHGALLGDRIRLAEHFTDREVFIRSMASRGHLGGLAGATADAVTLMDAFGFDVVVIETVGVGQSEVAVAELAQTTLVALQPGSGDSIQVLKAGIMEIADVFVVNKADHPMADQLRREIRSAMEMLQWDGWVPELVVTQALAGVGIDDLWAAIERHVAYLNETGEIEQRRREAFRHQVRQLALGRIENRLRLALQSDEIVGFDPYEAADRVIAKLGL; from the coding sequence TTGAGCGACAAAAGTACAAATGTTGAGTTGCTGCGCGATTTTCGGCTGCGCAAGCCGCGGGCGCTGGCAAAGGCGATCTCGGCGGCAGAATCGGGCCATGGCGGCGAGATCGTGCGCGCGCTCTACGAGCAGACGGGACGCGCGATGACGATCGGTCTGACCGGGCCGCCCGGCGTTGGAAAATCGACGCTCGCCTCGGCGCTCGTGCGAAAGGCGCGCTCTCTGGGCAAAAGCGCCGGGGTCGTTTCGGTCGATCCGAGCTCGCCCTTCTCGCACGGCGCACTGCTCGGCGATCGCATCCGGCTCGCCGAGCATTTCACCGATCGAGAGGTGTTCATCCGTTCGATGGCCAGCCGCGGGCATCTCGGCGGCCTGGCGGGCGCAACGGCCGACGCGGTGACCTTGATGGACGCGTTCGGCTTCGACGTCGTCGTCATCGAGACGGTTGGTGTCGGGCAGAGCGAAGTCGCCGTCGCGGAGCTGGCGCAAACGACTCTTGTCGCACTTCAACCCGGCAGCGGCGACTCGATACAGGTGCTCAAAGCGGGCATCATGGAGATCGCCGACGTTTTTGTCGTCAACAAAGCGGATCACCCGATGGCCGACCAGCTTCGGCGCGAGATCCGCTCGGCGATGGAGATGCTGCAATGGGACGGCTGGGTGCCGGAGCTTGTCGTGACGCAGGCGCTCGCAGGCGTGGGGATCGACGACTTGTGGGCCGCAATCGAGCGGCACGTGGCTTATCTGAACGAAACCGGTGAGATCGAGCAGCGGCGCCGCGAAGCTTTTCGGCACCAAGTCCGCCAGCTCGCCCTCGGCCGCATCGAAAACCGCCTCCGCCTGGCGCTGCAAAGCGACGAAATCGTGGGGTTCGATCCCTACGAAGCGGCCGATCGCGTCATCGCGAAGCTCGGCCTTTAA
- a CDS encoding cobalamin B12-binding domain-containing protein has product MTDRPLRVVIAKAGLDGHDRGAKVIARALRDAGMEVIYTGLFQTPEQIVQTAIQEDADGIGLSILSGAHMTLFPLVVEQLRAQDAGDIVFFGGGTIPPEDARRLKELGVREIFTPGAPLQAIIDFVSRECGKRRTPVA; this is encoded by the coding sequence ATGACCGACCGGCCGCTGCGCGTCGTCATCGCTAAAGCCGGCCTCGACGGCCACGACCGCGGGGCAAAAGTCATCGCGCGGGCGCTGCGCGATGCCGGAATGGAGGTCATCTACACGGGACTCTTCCAGACGCCGGAGCAGATCGTGCAGACCGCGATTCAAGAAGATGCCGACGGGATCGGCCTCTCGATTCTTTCCGGCGCACATATGACGCTCTTTCCGCTCGTCGTCGAGCAGCTGCGCGCTCAAGACGCAGGCGATATCGTCTTTTTTGGCGGCGGCACGATTCCGCCGGAGGATGCAAGGCGGCTCAAGGAGCTCGGGGTGCGCGAGATCTTTACGCCCGGCGCACCGCTCCAAGCGATCATCGACTTCGTCTCGCGCGAGTGCGGTAAGCGACGAACGCCTGTCGCCTAG
- a CDS encoding glycoside hydrolase family 125 protein translates to MQSVRWEGARSLAILALVAIFVSHALPAAAETLVVPLTGKRVRDIATAQLFHTLFRDFFLEDDATTYVETGDIPAMWLRDSSAQTIPYIRFQRLYPVLRARFDGVIQRNARNVLTDAYANAVDANYHVFERKWEVDSLAWPVVLAYVYWRSTGDRTVFTNDLHRALQTIVKTYRCEEQHRTCNRYHYAYHTYSDDNYNASTGMIWGAFRPSDDAVRYRFNIPQNAMAAVALRDVVLLALDGWGDANLAHQGQALGGRVEVGIERYGRVFDSRLHSWIYAYETDGFGRYNLMDDANIPNLTTLPYIDWCSAFDPVYLATRKFALSMDNPFYFSGRYAEGLGSPHTPYGYVWPLGIIGRALTATSSVEVANAITTLAETDGESGLIHESFYPGGYWRYTRPEFGWANALGAELFFRSLAGEPATQFAWSGPIAPLQERSRTPTLVPIFTQIENAAELSATLGRLLHVSGGTMPRTPK, encoded by the coding sequence GTGCAATCGGTGCGGTGGGAAGGTGCGCGCTCTCTCGCGATTCTGGCGCTGGTCGCCATCTTCGTGTCCCACGCGCTGCCCGCAGCGGCGGAGACACTCGTCGTGCCGCTGACCGGAAAGCGCGTCCGCGATATCGCAACCGCACAGCTCTTTCACACGCTGTTTCGCGACTTCTTCCTGGAAGACGATGCGACCACGTACGTCGAGACCGGCGACATTCCGGCGATGTGGCTGCGCGATTCGTCGGCGCAGACGATCCCTTACATTCGCTTTCAGCGGCTCTACCCCGTGCTGCGCGCGCGCTTCGACGGCGTGATACAGCGCAACGCTCGCAACGTTCTGACCGACGCTTACGCCAACGCAGTCGACGCTAACTATCACGTCTTCGAGCGCAAATGGGAGGTCGATTCGCTCGCGTGGCCGGTCGTGCTCGCCTACGTCTACTGGCGCTCTACCGGCGATCGGACCGTCTTTACCAACGACCTTCACCGCGCCCTTCAGACGATCGTCAAGACGTACCGCTGCGAAGAACAGCACCGCACGTGCAACCGTTATCACTACGCCTATCACACGTATTCCGACGACAATTATAACGCGTCGACCGGGATGATCTGGGGAGCCTTCCGGCCATCCGACGACGCCGTGCGCTATCGCTTCAACATTCCGCAGAACGCGATGGCGGCGGTCGCGCTGCGCGACGTCGTACTTCTTGCGCTCGATGGATGGGGCGACGCGAACCTCGCGCACCAAGGGCAGGCGCTCGGCGGCCGCGTTGAGGTCGGAATCGAACGCTACGGCCGCGTCTTCGATAGCCGCCTGCACTCGTGGATCTACGCGTACGAGACCGACGGGTTCGGCCGCTACAACCTGATGGACGATGCCAACATTCCCAACCTCACGACCCTGCCGTACATCGACTGGTGCTCGGCCTTCGATCCCGTCTATCTCGCAACGCGCAAGTTTGCGCTGAGCATGGACAACCCGTTCTATTTTTCCGGACGCTACGCCGAAGGGCTCGGCAGCCCCCACACACCGTACGGCTACGTTTGGCCGCTGGGCATCATCGGGCGGGCGCTCACCGCAACGTCTTCGGTCGAGGTCGCCAATGCGATCACGACGCTTGCCGAAACCGACGGCGAGAGCGGCTTGATCCACGAAAGCTTCTATCCCGGCGGATACTGGCGCTACACCCGTCCGGAATTCGGCTGGGCAAACGCCTTGGGCGCAGAACTCTTCTTCCGGAGTCTGGCGGGTGAGCCGGCGACGCAGTTTGCTTGGAGTGGCCCGATCGCACCGCTTCAGGAGCGTTCGCGCACGCCGACACTGGTGCCGATTTTCACGCAGATCGAAAACGCCGCCGAGCTCTCCGCGACGCTTGGGCGGCTCTTGCACGTGAGCGGCGGCACGATGCCGCGCACGCCGAAATAA
- a CDS encoding methylmalonyl-CoA mutase family protein, translated as MRPTTDTPAATTIERPSGLGAAPPPAFEEQERRWEDASQKGRPRKGPGSGAVDRTISDVPLKTIYSPEDVAGLDLATDLAWPGEYPYTRGIHANGYRDRLWTMRQFAGFGNAAQTNERYHFLLKHGQHGLSVAFDMPTLMGYDSDAPQARGEVGKCGVAIDSLADMEVLFDGIDMGDITTSMTINGPACIALAQYIAAAEKKGIPRAKLGGTIQADILKEYIAQKEWIFPPRPHMRIIVDMIEFCTREMPKWNTISISGYHIREAGSTAAQELAFTLADGFAYVEAAMAAGMDVDSFAPRLSFFFNSHIDFFEEIAKFRAARRIYARHMREKYGARDPRSWQLRFHTQTAGCSATAQQPENNIVRVAFEAMAAVLGGTQSLHTNSMDEVLALPTEKSVEIALRTQQVLAYETNVTNVVDPLGGSYFVEALTEEMERQAESYFAQIAEYGGVIEAIEAGFFQREIADASYRYQRSLETRDRVIVGVNAFVRDEVNENIDLLKITEEMERAQAASVEDLRDKRDDAAVRRSLERLAIACRDPKDNLMPHLIDAANAYCTEGEIVEAMASVYGRYTERAVL; from the coding sequence ATGAGACCGACCACCGATACACCAGCAGCGACGACGATCGAACGCCCCAGCGGCCTGGGAGCGGCGCCGCCGCCTGCTTTTGAGGAACAGGAGCGGCGTTGGGAGGATGCCTCGCAGAAGGGCCGCCCGCGAAAGGGCCCGGGGTCGGGCGCCGTCGACCGTACGATCTCCGACGTGCCTCTCAAAACGATCTACTCGCCTGAAGACGTCGCCGGTCTCGATCTTGCTACCGATCTGGCGTGGCCGGGCGAATATCCGTACACCCGCGGGATCCACGCCAACGGTTACCGGGATCGTCTGTGGACGATGCGGCAGTTCGCCGGGTTCGGCAACGCCGCGCAGACCAACGAGCGCTACCATTTTCTGCTCAAGCACGGCCAGCATGGCCTCTCCGTCGCGTTCGATATGCCGACATTGATGGGATACGACTCCGACGCGCCGCAAGCGCGCGGCGAGGTCGGAAAATGCGGCGTGGCGATCGACTCGCTCGCCGATATGGAGGTGCTTTTCGACGGCATCGACATGGGCGACATCACGACCTCGATGACGATCAATGGTCCGGCCTGCATCGCGCTCGCGCAATACATCGCGGCGGCCGAAAAGAAGGGCATCCCCCGCGCGAAGCTCGGGGGCACGATTCAAGCCGATATCCTCAAGGAATACATCGCGCAGAAGGAGTGGATATTTCCTCCGCGCCCACACATGCGCATCATCGTCGACATGATCGAGTTCTGCACGCGCGAGATGCCGAAGTGGAATACGATCTCGATCTCCGGCTACCACATCCGCGAGGCCGGCTCGACCGCCGCGCAGGAGCTGGCGTTCACGCTCGCCGACGGCTTTGCCTACGTCGAGGCCGCCATGGCAGCCGGGATGGACGTCGACTCGTTTGCCCCGCGGCTTTCGTTCTTTTTCAATTCGCACATAGACTTCTTCGAAGAGATCGCGAAATTCCGCGCCGCCAGGCGGATCTACGCGCGGCACATGCGCGAGAAGTACGGCGCACGAGACCCGCGCTCGTGGCAGCTGCGCTTTCATACGCAGACCGCCGGCTGCAGCGCGACGGCGCAGCAGCCGGAGAACAACATCGTTCGCGTTGCGTTCGAAGCGATGGCGGCCGTGCTGGGTGGGACTCAGTCGCTGCACACGAACTCGATGGATGAAGTCTTGGCGCTGCCGACGGAAAAATCCGTCGAGATCGCCTTGCGCACGCAGCAAGTCCTGGCGTACGAAACTAACGTCACCAACGTGGTGGATCCGCTCGGCGGGTCGTACTTCGTCGAGGCGCTCACCGAGGAGATGGAACGCCAGGCGGAGAGCTATTTCGCTCAGATCGCCGAGTACGGCGGCGTGATCGAAGCGATCGAGGCCGGCTTCTTCCAACGCGAGATCGCCGATGCCAGCTACCGCTACCAGCGTTCGCTCGAGACGCGCGACCGCGTGATCGTGGGCGTGAACGCCTTCGTGCGAGACGAAGTGAATGAAAATATCGACCTGCTGAAGATCACCGAGGAGATGGAACGGGCGCAAGCGGCTTCTGTAGAGGATCTTCGCGATAAGCGAGACGATGCCGCGGTACGCCGCAGCCTCGAGCGGCTCGCGATCGCCTGTCGCGACCCGAAGGACAATCTCATGCCGCATCTGATCGACGCTGCCAATGCCTACTGCACCGAGGGCGAAATCGTCGAGGCGATGGCAAGCGTCTACGGGCGTTACACCGAACGGGCGGTCCTCTAA